The Diaphorobacter ruginosibacter genome contains a region encoding:
- the pcaF gene encoding 3-oxoadipyl-CoA thiolase, with translation MTTQQAFICDAIRTPFGRYGGALSGVRTDDLGALPIKALMERNPNVDWKAVTDVLYGCANQAGEDNRNVAHMSSLLAGLPVDVPGATINRLCGSGLDAVGSAARAIKAGEATLMIAGGVESMSRAPFVMPKAESAFSRSNAVYDTTIGWRFINKLMKQQYGVDSMPETAENVADDFKIEREAQDRMALASQQKAAAAIAAGYLAKEIVPVSLAQKKGDPVVVAQDEHPRGTTLEALAKLKGVVRPDGTVTAGNASGVNDGACALLLADEGTARQFGLTPKARVVGMATAGVAPRIMGFGPAPAVRKVLQLTGLTLEQMDVIELNEAFAAQGLAVLRDLGLADDDRRVNQWGGAIALGHPLGASGARLATTAVNQLHTLGGRYALCTMCIGVGQGIAVILEKV, from the coding sequence ATGACCACGCAACAAGCATTCATCTGCGACGCCATCCGCACACCGTTCGGCCGCTACGGCGGCGCGCTGTCGGGCGTGCGCACCGATGACCTCGGCGCACTGCCGATCAAGGCCCTCATGGAGCGCAATCCGAACGTGGACTGGAAGGCGGTCACCGACGTGCTGTACGGCTGCGCGAACCAGGCGGGCGAGGACAACCGCAACGTCGCGCACATGTCCTCGCTGCTCGCGGGCCTGCCCGTCGATGTGCCGGGCGCCACCATCAATCGCCTGTGCGGCTCGGGGCTGGACGCCGTGGGTTCCGCGGCGCGCGCCATCAAGGCGGGCGAGGCCACGCTGATGATCGCCGGTGGCGTGGAAAGCATGAGCCGCGCACCGTTCGTCATGCCCAAGGCCGAAAGCGCGTTCAGCCGCAGCAACGCGGTGTACGACACGACGATCGGCTGGCGCTTCATCAACAAGCTCATGAAGCAGCAGTACGGTGTGGACTCCATGCCCGAGACGGCGGAGAACGTGGCCGACGACTTCAAGATCGAGCGCGAGGCGCAGGATCGCATGGCGCTGGCTTCGCAGCAGAAGGCCGCCGCGGCAATCGCAGCAGGCTACCTTGCGAAGGAGATCGTCCCGGTGTCGCTGGCACAGAAGAAGGGTGATCCCGTCGTCGTTGCGCAGGACGAGCATCCGCGTGGCACCACGCTCGAGGCGCTCGCCAAGCTCAAGGGCGTGGTGCGGCCCGACGGCACGGTGACCGCGGGCAACGCGTCGGGTGTGAACGACGGCGCCTGCGCACTGCTTCTGGCCGACGAAGGCACGGCCCGGCAGTTCGGCCTGACTCCCAAGGCCCGTGTGGTCGGCATGGCCACCGCGGGCGTGGCGCCGCGCATCATGGGCTTCGGCCCGGCGCCTGCCGTGCGCAAGGTGCTGCAGCTCACCGGACTCACGCTGGAGCAGATGGACGTGATCGAGCTGAACGAAGCCTTTGCGGCGCAAGGCCTTGCCGTGCTGCGCGACTTGGGGCTCGCCGACGACGACAGGCGCGTGAACCAGTGGGGCGGCGCGATCGCCCTGGGCCACCCGCTTGGCGCATCGGGGGCCCGTCTTGCGACGACGGCCGTGAACCAGCTGCACACGCTGGGCGGCCGCTACGCGCTGTGCACGATGTGCATCGGCGTGGGCCAGGGCATTGCGGTGATTCTGGAAAAGGTTTGA
- a CDS encoding 3-oxoacid CoA-transferase subunit B, translated as MSNYTKRTKDELARRVAQDIHDGAYVNLGIGMPTTVANHIPEGREVILQSENGIIGMGPAPAAGQEDYDLINAGKQPVTLLAGGAFFHHADSFSMMRGGHLDICVLGAFQVSATGDLANWSTGEPGAIPAVGGAMDLAIGAKQTWVMMDLLTKKGESKIVLQCSYPLTGIGCVKRIYTDVATLACTADGLQVIDLVDGLTHAELEQLVGLPVKAA; from the coding sequence GTGAGCAACTACACCAAACGTACCAAGGACGAACTGGCCCGCCGCGTGGCGCAGGACATTCACGACGGCGCCTACGTGAACCTGGGCATCGGCATGCCGACCACCGTGGCCAACCACATTCCCGAAGGCCGCGAAGTCATCCTGCAAAGCGAGAACGGCATCATCGGCATGGGACCGGCGCCAGCCGCCGGACAGGAGGACTACGACCTGATCAATGCCGGCAAGCAGCCGGTGACGTTGCTTGCGGGTGGCGCGTTCTTCCATCACGCCGACAGCTTCTCGATGATGCGCGGAGGTCATCTCGACATCTGCGTGCTGGGGGCCTTCCAGGTGTCGGCCACCGGCGACCTGGCCAACTGGAGCACGGGCGAGCCGGGCGCGATTCCCGCCGTTGGCGGTGCCATGGACCTGGCCATCGGCGCCAAGCAGACCTGGGTGATGATGGACTTGCTCACCAAGAAGGGCGAGAGCAAGATCGTGCTGCAGTGCAGCTATCCGCTCACCGGAATCGGCTGCGTCAAGCGCATCTACACCGACGTGGCGACCCTTGCCTGCACGGCGGACGGCCTGCAGGTGATCGACCTGGTCGACGGCCTCACGCATGCGGAGCTCGAGCAGCTCGTGGGCCTGCCCGTCAAGGCAGCCTGA
- a CDS encoding 3-oxoacid CoA-transferase subunit A, producing the protein MINKIADSVAAALEGIQDGATVLIGGFGTAGIPGELIDGLIEQGARDLTVVNNNAGNGDSGLAALLKAGRVRKILCSFPRQADSYVFDELYRSGKLELELVPQGNLAERLRAAGAGVGAFFCPTSFGTELAKGKETREINGRQYVLEYPIHGDVALIKAEAGDRWGNLVYRKAARNFGPVMATAAKRTIASVHEVVELGRLDPESIVTPGIFVSQIVKIDRVATQAGGFKQ; encoded by the coding sequence ATGATCAACAAGATTGCGGACTCAGTGGCTGCGGCCCTGGAGGGCATCCAGGACGGTGCCACGGTATTGATCGGCGGATTCGGCACGGCCGGCATTCCCGGCGAGCTCATCGACGGCCTCATCGAACAGGGCGCGCGCGACCTCACCGTGGTGAACAACAACGCGGGCAATGGTGATTCGGGCCTTGCGGCGCTGCTCAAGGCCGGCCGCGTACGCAAGATCCTGTGCAGCTTCCCGCGCCAGGCCGACAGCTACGTGTTCGACGAGCTGTACCGCAGCGGCAAGCTGGAACTGGAACTGGTGCCGCAAGGCAATCTGGCCGAGCGCCTGCGCGCCGCCGGTGCGGGCGTGGGCGCCTTCTTCTGCCCGACGTCCTTCGGTACCGAGCTCGCCAAGGGCAAGGAAACCCGCGAGATCAATGGCCGACAGTACGTGCTCGAGTACCCCATCCATGGCGACGTGGCGCTCATCAAGGCCGAGGCCGGCGATCGCTGGGGCAACCTCGTCTACCGCAAGGCTGCCCGCAACTTCGGGCCGGTGATGGCCACGGCCGCCAAGCGCACGATCGCTTCGGTGCATGAGGTCGTGGAGCTGGGCCGGCTCGACCCCGAGAGCATCGTCACCCCCGGCATCTTCGTGAGCCAGATTGTGAAGATCGACCGTGTTGCCACGCAGGCTGGCGGCTTCAAGCAGTAA
- a CDS encoding IclR family transcriptional regulator domain-containing protein, translating to MTTPQPGDTYVQSFARGLEVIRSFSANAPEQTLSEVAAQTGLTRAGARRILLTLQTLGYVQSDDRYFRLTPKILDLGFAYLTSMPMWDLAEPLMDQLVEKVHESCSTAVLDDLDIVYVLRVHTHKIMSTNLSVGSRLPAFWTSLGRVLLAGLPEDELRERLARLPRRQYTQYTAVDDDVLLERIREAREQGWCLLNQELEEGLSSIAAPIKDRAGHTIAALNISGHSNRTSVDKLKNELLPQLLQASQAISRLMVTRRR from the coding sequence ATGACAACACCCCAACCCGGAGACACCTACGTCCAGTCCTTCGCTCGCGGACTGGAAGTGATCCGTTCATTCAGTGCGAATGCCCCCGAGCAGACGCTCTCCGAAGTGGCTGCGCAGACCGGCCTCACGCGCGCCGGTGCACGGCGCATCCTGCTGACGCTGCAGACGCTGGGCTATGTGCAGAGCGACGACCGGTATTTCCGCCTGACCCCCAAGATCCTCGATCTCGGATTCGCCTATCTCACCTCCATGCCCATGTGGGACCTCGCGGAGCCGCTCATGGACCAGCTGGTGGAGAAGGTGCATGAGTCGTGTTCCACCGCCGTGCTCGACGACCTGGACATCGTCTACGTGCTGCGCGTGCACACGCACAAGATCATGAGCACGAACCTGTCGGTGGGCTCGCGCCTGCCCGCGTTCTGGACCTCTCTGGGCCGGGTGCTGCTGGCCGGGCTGCCCGAGGACGAGTTGCGCGAACGCCTTGCGCGCCTGCCGCGCCGCCAGTACACGCAGTACACCGCCGTGGACGACGACGTCCTGCTCGAGCGCATCCGCGAGGCGCGCGAACAGGGCTGGTGCCTGCTCAACCAAGAACTGGAGGAAGGGCTGAGTTCGATTGCCGCGCCCATCAAGGACCGCGCCGGACACACGATCGCCGCGCTCAACATCAGCGGCCACTCCAACCGTACGAGCGTGGACAAGCTCAAGAACGAACTGCTGCCGCAACTGCTGCAGGCCTCGCAGGCCATCTCGCGCCTGATGGTCACGCGCAGGCGTTGA
- a CDS encoding efflux transporter outer membrane subunit produces the protein MKTMKNAWSRMALAPLAAALLLAGCATALPPAEPLAGVQPPAAFSTPQEQASWTTAAPAEAQPRGEWWRAFADAELTALVERAAVANTDVQTAAARLTEARALLRSADAQRMPQLGASAGAARQAGANTANGTQPATLLTAGLNLSYEVDLFGRLSNASEAARQDAQAQAALLQSTRLMVQADVAQTYLQLRSLQTERQLVQQSLSAYRDTLRLIESRHRAGDAAELDVVRMQSEVSTTEAETLALERQQATLTHALAVLVGDVATGFVLPAPAGQTALPVIPAGVPATVLARRPDVSAAQARVLAAQARVGVAQAAWFPAISLTGAGGFASPDLGDLFKWSARSWGLGALLSLPIFDGGQRAAQEEGAKARLEAAVAEQRGQVLGALRDVEDQLSTLRLLQGQAEVLGQAVQSAERATHLSDVRYRNGLVSQLELLDARRNELRNRRQALQVRTSQYTATIALIRALGGDWSV, from the coding sequence ATGAAGACCATGAAGAACGCGTGGAGCCGCATGGCACTGGCTCCGCTCGCCGCCGCCTTGCTGCTCGCGGGCTGCGCGACCGCGCTGCCGCCGGCCGAACCGCTGGCGGGCGTGCAGCCGCCGGCCGCGTTCAGCACGCCGCAGGAACAGGCCTCCTGGACCACGGCGGCGCCTGCCGAGGCCCAGCCGCGCGGCGAGTGGTGGCGCGCATTCGCGGACGCCGAACTGACGGCGCTGGTCGAGCGCGCGGCCGTCGCCAACACCGATGTGCAGACCGCCGCCGCACGCCTGACCGAGGCGCGCGCGCTGCTGCGCTCGGCCGATGCGCAGCGCATGCCGCAGCTCGGTGCCTCCGCGGGGGCGGCACGGCAGGCTGGCGCCAATACCGCCAATGGCACGCAACCCGCCACGCTGCTCACGGCGGGCTTGAACCTGTCCTATGAGGTCGATCTGTTCGGCCGTCTCTCGAATGCCAGCGAGGCCGCGCGCCAGGACGCCCAGGCGCAGGCCGCCCTGCTGCAGAGCACGCGGCTGATGGTGCAGGCCGATGTGGCGCAGACCTACCTGCAACTGCGCTCGCTGCAGACCGAGCGCCAGCTCGTGCAGCAGAGCCTGTCCGCCTATCGCGACACGTTGCGCCTCATCGAGAGCCGCCACCGCGCGGGCGATGCGGCGGAACTGGATGTGGTACGCATGCAGAGCGAAGTCTCCACGACCGAAGCCGAGACGCTGGCGCTTGAGCGCCAGCAGGCCACGCTCACGCATGCGCTGGCGGTGCTTGTCGGCGACGTGGCCACGGGCTTCGTGCTGCCGGCTCCGGCAGGCCAGACCGCGCTGCCGGTGATCCCGGCGGGAGTGCCCGCAACGGTGCTCGCACGGCGGCCCGACGTGTCTGCGGCGCAGGCACGGGTGCTGGCGGCGCAGGCCCGCGTGGGCGTTGCGCAGGCTGCATGGTTCCCCGCCATTTCGCTCACGGGTGCGGGGGGCTTTGCCTCGCCCGATCTGGGCGACCTCTTCAAGTGGTCGGCCCGCTCCTGGGGACTGGGTGCGCTGTTGTCGCTGCCGATCTTCGATGGCGGTCAGCGCGCGGCGCAGGAGGAGGGTGCCAAGGCCCGTCTCGAAGCCGCCGTGGCCGAGCAGCGCGGGCAGGTGCTTGGTGCGTTGCGCGACGTCGAGGACCAGCTCAGCACGCTGCGCCTGCTGCAGGGCCAGGCCGAGGTGCTGGGGCAGGCCGTGCAATCGGCCGAGCGTGCCACGCATCTCTCGGATGTGCGCTATCGCAACGGCCTTGTGAGCCAGCTCGAATTGCTGGATGCGCGCCGCAATGAACTGCGCAACCGCAGGCAGGCGCTGCAGGTGCGCACATCGCAGTACACGGCCACGATTGCACTCATCCGCGCACTGGGTGGCGACTGGTCGGTGTGA
- a CDS encoding efflux RND transporter permease subunit: MNLSRFFIDRPIFAGVLSVLIFLSGLIAMRALPISEYPEVAPPSVVVRAQYPGASPKVIAETVATPLEESINGVEGMLYMGSQATTDGVMTLTVTFKLGTDPDKAQQLVQNRVSQAEPRLPEEVRRLGVTTVKSAPDITMVVHMVSPNNRYDIDYLRNYAVLNVKDRLARIPGVGQVQIFGGGDYSMRAWLDPQKVAQRGLSASDVVAAIRGQNVQAAAGVIGASPGLPGVDMQLSLNAQGRLSTTEEFGDIIVKTSADGAVTRLRDVARLELGAADYSLRSLLNNEPAVGMGVFQAPGSNALEISNNVRQTMAELQKNMPEGVEYRIAYDPTQFVRASIDSVVHTLIEAIALVVVVVILFLQTWRASIIPLLAVPVSVVGTFAVLHLLGFSINALSLFGLVLAIGIVVDDAIVVVENVERNIEAGLTPREATYRAMREVSGPIIAIALVLVAVFVPLAFISGLTGQFYRQFAVTIAISTVISAINSLTLSPALAALLLKGHDEPKDAFTRGMDRVLGGFFRRFNAVFHRGSEAYSGGVRRVIGHKAGMFAVYLALVGATWGLFHMVPGGFVPAQDKQYLVGFAQLPDGATLDRTDDVIRRMGEIVKKNPNVEDAIAFPGLSINGFTNSSNSGIVFVMLKPFAERTRADQSGGAVAGQLNQAFGEIQEAFIAMFPPPPVAGLGTTGGFKLQLEDRGSLGYEGMDAAVKAFMAKAYQTPELTGLFTSWQVNVPQLYADIDRTKARQLGVPVTDIFETLQIYLGSLYANDFNQFGRTYSVRVQADAAYRAKAEDVAQLKVRSTTGEMVPLSALMKIKPSFGPERAMRYNGFLSADVNGGPAPGFSSGQAREAVERIAAETLPQGVGFEWTELTYQEILAGNSAVLVFPLAILLVFLVLAAQYESLTLPIAIVLIVPMGLLAAMTGVWLSNGDNNVFTQIGLVVLVGLSAKNAILIVEFARELEFVGRTPVQAAIEASRLRLRPILMTSMAFIMGVLPLVLSTGAGAEMRSAMGIAVFSGMIGVTAFGLFLTPVFYVLLRKLAGNRPLAHHGAHVAPIADTGSPSLAASAQPMLAAPRGHDE, translated from the coding sequence ATGAACCTATCCCGATTTTTCATCGACCGCCCGATCTTCGCGGGCGTGTTGTCGGTGCTCATTTTTCTCTCGGGCCTGATCGCCATGCGCGCGCTGCCCATCTCGGAGTATCCCGAGGTGGCGCCGCCTTCCGTGGTGGTGCGCGCGCAGTACCCGGGCGCCAGCCCGAAGGTGATCGCCGAGACCGTGGCCACGCCGCTGGAGGAGTCGATCAACGGCGTCGAAGGCATGCTCTACATGGGCAGCCAGGCCACGACCGACGGCGTGATGACGCTCACCGTCACCTTCAAGCTCGGCACCGATCCCGACAAGGCGCAGCAGCTCGTGCAGAACCGGGTCTCGCAGGCCGAGCCGCGCCTGCCCGAGGAAGTGCGCCGCCTTGGCGTGACCACGGTGAAGAGCGCGCCCGACATCACCATGGTGGTGCACATGGTCTCGCCCAACAACCGCTACGACATCGACTACCTGCGCAACTACGCGGTGCTCAACGTGAAGGACCGCCTCGCGCGCATTCCGGGCGTGGGGCAGGTACAGATCTTCGGCGGCGGCGACTATTCCATGCGTGCATGGCTCGACCCGCAGAAGGTGGCGCAGCGCGGGCTTTCGGCCAGTGACGTGGTGGCGGCCATCCGGGGCCAGAACGTGCAGGCGGCGGCCGGCGTGATCGGAGCATCGCCCGGATTGCCCGGCGTGGACATGCAGCTTTCGCTCAACGCCCAGGGCCGTCTCTCGACCACCGAGGAGTTCGGCGACATCATCGTGAAGACCAGCGCCGACGGCGCGGTGACGCGCCTGCGCGACGTGGCACGGCTGGAGCTGGGCGCGGCCGACTATTCGCTGCGCTCGCTGCTCAACAACGAACCGGCCGTGGGCATGGGCGTGTTCCAGGCACCCGGCTCCAATGCGCTCGAGATTTCGAACAATGTGCGCCAGACCATGGCCGAGCTGCAGAAGAACATGCCCGAGGGCGTGGAGTACCGCATCGCCTACGACCCGACGCAGTTCGTGCGCGCCTCCATCGATTCGGTGGTGCATACGCTGATCGAGGCCATCGCGCTGGTGGTGGTCGTGGTGATCCTGTTCCTGCAGACCTGGCGCGCCTCGATCATCCCGCTGCTGGCCGTGCCAGTGTCGGTGGTGGGTACGTTCGCCGTGCTGCACCTGCTGGGCTTCTCGATCAACGCACTGAGCCTGTTCGGCCTGGTGCTTGCCATCGGCATCGTGGTGGACGATGCCATCGTGGTGGTCGAGAACGTGGAGCGCAACATCGAGGCGGGATTGACCCCGCGCGAGGCCACCTACCGCGCGATGCGCGAGGTGTCCGGTCCCATCATCGCGATCGCGCTGGTGCTGGTGGCCGTGTTCGTGCCACTGGCCTTCATCAGCGGCCTCACGGGGCAGTTCTACCGCCAGTTCGCAGTGACCATTGCCATCTCCACGGTGATCTCGGCCATCAATTCGCTCACGCTGTCGCCGGCGCTGGCCGCATTGCTGCTCAAGGGTCATGACGAACCCAAGGATGCGTTCACGCGCGGCATGGACCGTGTGCTGGGCGGGTTCTTCCGTCGCTTCAACGCCGTGTTCCATCGCGGCTCCGAGGCCTACAGCGGCGGGGTGCGCCGCGTGATCGGCCACAAGGCGGGCATGTTCGCGGTGTACCTGGCACTGGTGGGCGCGACCTGGGGCCTGTTCCACATGGTGCCGGGCGGCTTCGTTCCGGCGCAGGACAAGCAGTACCTCGTCGGCTTCGCGCAGCTGCCCGATGGCGCAACGCTGGACCGCACGGACGACGTGATCCGGCGCATGGGCGAGATCGTGAAGAAGAACCCGAACGTGGAGGACGCCATCGCCTTCCCGGGCCTGTCGATCAATGGCTTCACCAACAGCTCCAACTCGGGCATCGTGTTCGTGATGCTCAAGCCGTTCGCCGAGCGCACGCGCGCCGACCAGAGCGGCGGTGCGGTGGCGGGCCAGCTGAACCAGGCGTTCGGCGAGATCCAGGAGGCGTTCATCGCCATGTTCCCGCCGCCGCCAGTGGCGGGCCTGGGCACCACGGGCGGCTTCAAGCTGCAGCTCGAGGATCGCGGCTCGCTCGGCTACGAGGGCATGGACGCAGCCGTGAAGGCCTTCATGGCCAAGGCTTACCAGACGCCGGAACTCACGGGCCTGTTCACGAGCTGGCAGGTGAACGTGCCGCAGCTCTATGCCGACATCGACCGCACCAAGGCACGCCAGCTCGGCGTGCCCGTGACGGACATCTTCGAGACGCTGCAGATCTACCTGGGCAGCCTGTACGCCAACGACTTCAACCAGTTCGGCCGTACCTACAGCGTGCGCGTGCAGGCCGATGCCGCCTATCGCGCGAAGGCCGAGGATGTGGCGCAACTCAAGGTGCGGTCGACGACGGGCGAGATGGTGCCGCTGTCCGCGCTCATGAAGATCAAACCCAGCTTCGGCCCCGAACGTGCCATGCGCTACAACGGCTTCCTGTCCGCCGACGTGAATGGCGGACCTGCCCCGGGCTTCTCCTCGGGCCAGGCGCGCGAAGCCGTGGAGCGCATTGCGGCCGAGACACTGCCGCAGGGCGTGGGCTTTGAGTGGACGGAGCTGACCTATCAGGAGATCCTCGCCGGCAACTCGGCGGTGCTGGTGTTCCCGCTGGCCATCCTGCTGGTGTTTCTGGTGCTGGCCGCGCAGTATGAAAGCCTGACGCTGCCCATCGCCATCGTGCTGATCGTGCCGATGGGGCTGCTGGCCGCCATGACCGGCGTGTGGCTCTCGAACGGTGACAACAACGTGTTCACGCAGATAGGACTGGTGGTGCTCGTGGGGCTGTCGGCGAAGAACGCGATCCTGATCGTGGAGTTTGCGCGCGAACTCGAGTTCGTCGGGCGCACTCCCGTGCAGGCCGCGATCGAGGCGAGCCGCCTGCGCCTGCGCCCGATCCTGATGACCTCGATGGCCTTCATCATGGGCGTGCTGCCCCTGGTGCTGTCCACCGGTGCGGGCGCGGAGATGCGCAGCGCCATGGGCATCGCCGTGTTCTCGGGAATGATCGGGGTGACGGCGTTCGGCCTGTTCCTCACGCCCGTGTTCTACGTGCTGCTCAGAAAGCTCGCGGGCAACCGGCCGCTCGCGCACCACGGTGCGCATGTGGCACCGATTGCGGACACCGGCTCGCCCTCCCTGGCCGCCTCCGCGCAGCCGATGCTGGCCGCGCCACGCGGTCACGACGAATGA
- a CDS encoding efflux RND transporter periplasmic adaptor subunit, giving the protein MSHPHNPVSSQRRRWTGIGAAVATVAAIAAAGGTVFGLQSSHANAPAENAAPAAVPVSVSAVLHQEVSLWDEFSGRLEAVQRVDVRPRVAGALQSVHFKEGALVKAGDLLFTVDPAPFAVEVDRAQAQVVAARARMSYAQSEAERAARLWDERAIAQKELDERTNAQREADANLRAAQAALQTAQLNLGYTQVRAPVAGKVGRIDVTVGNLVSAGAGAPVLTTLVSVNPMYASFDADEQIVTNALQGLQSGKSARALIESIPVQMGVGTSGDTPYRGHLQLIDNQVDARSGTVRVRAVFDNVDGALMAGQFARIRMGQPRSQEALLINERAVGTDQSKKFVLVVGEGNKVEYREVQLGAPVDGLRMVTSGLKAGERIVVNGLQRVRPGVVVAPQDVPMQAKSELAGGEAAPKKPMA; this is encoded by the coding sequence ATGAGCCATCCACACAACCCCGTTTCTTCGCAACGCCGCCGCTGGACCGGGATCGGCGCCGCGGTGGCCACCGTCGCCGCGATTGCCGCTGCGGGCGGCACGGTCTTCGGACTGCAGAGCTCGCACGCGAATGCGCCGGCGGAAAACGCCGCCCCCGCGGCCGTGCCGGTATCGGTCTCCGCAGTGCTGCACCAGGAGGTGAGCCTGTGGGACGAGTTCTCCGGGCGGCTGGAGGCCGTGCAGCGCGTGGACGTGCGTCCGCGCGTGGCCGGGGCTCTGCAGTCCGTGCACTTCAAGGAAGGCGCGCTGGTGAAGGCGGGCGACCTGCTGTTCACCGTGGATCCCGCACCCTTCGCCGTGGAGGTGGACCGCGCACAGGCCCAGGTGGTGGCTGCCCGGGCGCGCATGAGCTACGCCCAGAGCGAGGCCGAGCGCGCCGCGCGCCTGTGGGACGAACGGGCCATCGCGCAGAAGGAGCTCGATGAGCGCACGAACGCGCAGCGCGAGGCCGATGCGAACCTGCGCGCCGCACAGGCGGCTTTGCAGACGGCACAGCTGAACCTGGGCTACACCCAGGTGCGTGCCCCGGTGGCAGGCAAGGTGGGGCGCATCGACGTCACCGTGGGCAACCTCGTGAGCGCGGGGGCCGGCGCGCCGGTGCTGACCACCCTGGTATCGGTGAATCCGATGTACGCGAGCTTCGACGCCGACGAGCAGATCGTCACCAATGCCCTGCAGGGGTTGCAAAGCGGCAAGAGCGCTCGCGCGCTCATCGAGAGCATTCCCGTGCAGATGGGCGTGGGCACGAGCGGCGACACGCCCTACCGCGGCCACCTGCAGCTCATCGACAACCAGGTCGATGCAAGGAGTGGAACGGTGCGCGTGCGCGCGGTGTTCGACAACGTCGATGGCGCGCTCATGGCCGGGCAATTCGCGCGCATCCGCATGGGCCAGCCGCGCAGCCAGGAGGCGCTGCTCATCAATGAGCGCGCCGTGGGCACGGACCAGAGCAAGAAGTTCGTGCTGGTGGTCGGCGAGGGCAACAAGGTCGAGTACCGGGAGGTGCAGCTCGGCGCGCCCGTGGACGGCCTGCGCATGGTGACCAGCGGCCTGAAGGCCGGTGAGCGCATCGTCGTCAACGGCCTGCAGCGCGTGCGTCCCGGTGTGGTGGTCGCGCCGCAGGATGTGCCGATGCAGGCGAAGTCCGAACTCGCGGGCGGCGAGGCCGCGCCGAAGAAGCCCATGGCCTGA
- a CDS encoding alpha/beta hydrolase — MSTSKPASSRPVQQARVTDTIVPMESGEGVAVRVYGSKPPAGQSVPLVLHFHGGAFIDGDLDSGCTVAGLLQAAGARVVSVAYPLSPEHPFPRPLEIGYVVLQWCYKHRTRLAGKGAQLYVAGEEAGGNLAAGVCLMARDQRHPPLAGQILISPMLNPCAGTPSLRAVTGEATDCKWAQGWLKYLGCTYDAVHPYAVPAMAQRLAGLPPSLILVGEGDPMRDEALAYAARLKGAGLMVQEHVLDEAKQWPDALLEPAPEGCPCAPQVQAQVGIFFEASRCHMPS; from the coding sequence ATGTCCACCAGCAAACCAGCATCTTCCCGTCCCGTACAGCAAGCGCGTGTCACCGACACCATCGTCCCGATGGAGTCCGGCGAAGGCGTGGCGGTGCGCGTGTATGGCAGCAAGCCGCCGGCGGGGCAGAGTGTTCCTCTCGTGCTGCATTTCCATGGCGGCGCCTTCATCGATGGCGATCTGGACAGCGGCTGCACCGTTGCCGGCCTGTTGCAGGCCGCGGGGGCGCGCGTCGTCTCGGTTGCCTACCCGCTGTCTCCCGAGCACCCGTTTCCGCGTCCATTGGAGATCGGATACGTCGTGCTGCAGTGGTGCTACAAGCATCGCACCCGGCTTGCGGGCAAGGGGGCGCAGCTGTATGTGGCGGGCGAGGAGGCAGGGGGGAACCTGGCCGCCGGCGTGTGCCTGATGGCGCGTGATCAACGCCATCCACCGCTGGCCGGACAGATACTCATCTCGCCCATGCTCAATCCCTGCGCGGGCACGCCGTCCCTGCGGGCCGTCACGGGCGAGGCCACCGATTGCAAGTGGGCCCAGGGCTGGCTCAAGTACCTCGGCTGCACCTACGACGCCGTGCATCCCTATGCGGTTCCCGCCATGGCGCAGCGGCTGGCCGGGCTGCCGCCCTCGCTCATCCTGGTGGGCGAAGGCGACCCCATGCGTGACGAAGCGCTCGCCTATGCGGCGCGACTCAAGGGTGCGGGACTCATGGTGCAGGAACATGTACTCGACGAGGCCAAGCAGTGGCCCGACGCATTGCTGGAGCCGGCCCCGGAAGGCTGCCCGTGCGCACCGCAGGTGCAGGCCCAGGTCGGTATTTTCTTCGAGGCGTCGCGATGTCACATGCCCAGTTGA